The Megalops cyprinoides isolate fMegCyp1 chromosome 10, fMegCyp1.pri, whole genome shotgun sequence genome window below encodes:
- the LOC118784563 gene encoding transcription factor HIVEP3 isoform X2, with translation MEAKHSQPASGERSGGQEQSLSEPALAGHLREAPSRPPHGSHGRHHHHRQPKRGDLERQLLQLQQQSPSAAGAAWQLMEAPGPSGGTFPPSSSSSSSSTRGSHTQVASPHPGKEPQEGAPTRRERKPQKPGKYVCTYCGRPCAKPSVLQKHIRSHTGERPYPCTPCGFSFKTKSNLYKHRKSHAHRIKAGLASSREDYGLSGPEGGPLGEDQEEPTEGESTDSEDETGQHAPSSSSQEKLAQQKSSGSVELSGSEDTQRAEDSHAVKQRLAMRLSERKRVPMVSPDDPPSSLGPGSKGSTESGYFSLSGSADLSQVSPPNANAKSYAEIILGKYGRLGQQQRNPHQHHLQSSSSSSLGQEEKSIPFTVPKTQVIEHITKLITINEAVVDTSEIDSVKPRRSSLSRRSSIESPKFSALKEPYVFEPKGEPPGPSSSSGAGSVGVGGFSDESFRPQFPKVDLLASQASTVPLLRSHSMPSPAGQVDPAGAASRSFRLTQSFDEQQAVAAELRVGHHHRMLRRQPAIEVPLGAEFIPEEAGPSSSLTSTLTSSSSSSSSSATVTTASDPGRKQRRGPRLYECEACGTRCKKRESYETHRRSFCAARLSQDPERVAAAESATYREDRPQMMHYKFRAMAVAVRKRRKEESLEEDPPSPGPAAVSFPPTANTSISGREECYPRESPAGTSLQAEQDRKSTWKEISVIQHTSSFEKQESMSTESQEKEDKSVVSPPPPPREELQPKLPPQPQQQQQQQPPPPKPHPFSRLVRQHNIQVPEILVTEEPDADMVLASPPAAAASSAKEPEKVEEFQWPQRSQSLAQLPAEKLPPKKKRLRLAEAAQSSGESSFESVSLPRSPSQESSISHTSSRSASFEESGKPDSEMQPTPAVASRGAQGSHMLTVPSGLHQHHHPHREMRRSASEQAPASTQHPVQIVEARSKSFDYGCLSPQRTAAAWKERRKCLLVKHGTLGEPDQEEQPAGPPAKTEAPQSCVPYPSHHVPPPAEPGTACSSSRLSPDSAGKSLQVFQSPVPPLSPSVFPLHSPAPEGFAQGQMAQLFPSAPGITEVLSAQIIPRAFLHTTPPQLRIAERLGLPIQPFPPLLPLQYPSGAAQALYLPMPSGLTLHVPTEHPSLESKASPSPSQSLSTHLHPQTHPHPRPVIAPCLEQLSPVVSLVVPVRLQTHVPTYASAMYTTLSQILVTTRTQEPVCCSAMVIMGKLPEHKLRSPYLKIPTPDFKSYLPMTLPLELGAGVSSEEGYGPSGVGGSKRMLSPAGSLELSAEAQRQQKRVKEEEEEEEEEDDEDGGDKEGSSQARGVGGGKGKEKVAVETVMVPEAEAKVEEAKEEESKEDRKESTQDKAELLKEEEEVEEGQRTAPRVQSPDSRKGPAYPSLHTTTSVSWCYLNYIKPNPSPQRDPQTSVYSSWCISVHNPNLPGLSTRAALSLLRSKQKHSHETYTMATAPHPASGKLVPASSRKPRMSEVRSTQPSVPVEVKEAAPSEKEEEKKGKRDDEAPSTSKRGEPSRIRIFEGGYKSNEEYVYVRGRGRGKYVCEECGIRCKKPSMLKKHIRTHTDVRPYVCKHCNFAFKTKGNLTKHMKSKAHGKKCQEIGVSGSSLDELEAEEGGGSEERAGGSEDQEEHQFSDVEDSEDDDDNEEEEEEESSSHDEPPSSCSPDTRLSSGGRSDSGQPSQRNTPEPHLPGAQEREPGPSQQDYPSPRRFWPSRRAASPGSKRALFSHRHWEASPRAFSPSGEGSPLRHLSPGRGLSPGRGLSPAREVSPLRCPSPRLELSSPGRHLSPSPERGLSPIRPLSPLRPLSPSRYSSPRALPSPAPLGAPPRPRGSPTQPPGDTPSTEVIESKQEKSGFPQEGPVFAEASLFPPALRLSPSLGEFSGHAPPRPADHVFSHLPLHSQRPSRTPYVMIPIGGIQMVQPWPSSHPKLAPGPAAAAASLPALRGEGAGRPPGGKGGASPGTSGRGAHEDYRVQEEEAGTSQSGLCVGRQGTPSAGHTPPRKQLSQMGGEDPTDTGMKQYGSSRTYSQTSTLVAETTDAQTSDSSSGPGRSPGPSSSQPAPPTQRTRQLSDREGPPGGRSRRRGSESAGGGVGGRVTASASKNKDSKTGST, from the exons ATGGAGGCCAAGCACAGCCAGCCGGCCAGTGGGGAACGGTCTGGAGGGCAAGAACAGTCCCTGTCCGAGCCCGCCCTCGCGGGGCACCTCCGCGAGGCCCCCTCCCGACCCCCCCATGGCTCCCACGGCCGGCACCACCACCACCGGCAGCCCAAGCGGGGGGACCTGGAGaggcagctgctccagctgcagcagcagtcgCCCTCCGCGGCGGGGGCGGCCTGGCAGCTGATGGAGGCCCCGGGCCCCTCCGGAGGgaccttccctccctcctcctcctcctcctcgtcctcaaCCCGCGGCTCCCACACCCAGGTGGCCTCGCCCCACCCCGGTAAGGAACCCCAGGAGGGCGCCCCCACCAGGCGGGAGCGGAAGCCGCAGAAGCCGGGGAAGTACGTGTGTACCTACTGCGGCCGGCCCTGCGCCAAACCCAGCGTCCTCCAGAAACACATCCGCTCCCACACGGGGGAGCGGCCGtacccctgcaccccctgcgGCTTCTCCTTCAAAACCAAGAGCAACCTGTACAAGCACCGCAAGTCCCACGCCCACCGCATCAAAGCCGGCCTGGCCTCCTCCCGGGAGGACTACGGCCTGAGCGGGCCTGAGGGGGGGCCCCTGGGGGAGGACCAGGAGGAGCCCACGGAGGGCGAGAGCACCGACTCCGAGGACGAGACCGGCCAGCACGCaccgtcctcctcctctcaggaGAAGCTGGCACAGCAGAAGAGCAGCGGCAGCGTGGAGCTGTCGGGCTCTGAGGACACCCAGCGGGCCGAGGACTCCCACGCCGTGAAGCAGAGGCTGGCCATGCGTCTGAGCGAGAGGAAGCGCGTGCCCATGGTGTCCCCCGACGACCCCCCCTCGTCCCTCGGCCCCGGGAGCAAGGGAAGCACAGAGTCCGGCTACTTCTCCCTCTCGGGGAGCGCGGACCTGTCCCAGGTGAGCCCCCCCAACGCCAACGCCAAAAGCTATGCCGAGATCATCCTCGGCAAGTACGGGCGGctgggacagcagcagagaaaCCCTCATCAGCACCACCTtcagtcctcctcctcttcctccctggGGCAAGAGGAGAAGTCCATCCCTTTCACGGTGCCCAAGACGCAGGTCATCGAGCACATCACCAAACTCATCACCATCAACGAAGCCGTGGTGGACACCAGCGAGATCGACAGCGTCAAGCCCAGGAGGTCCTCCCTCTCCAGGAGGAGCAGCATCGAGTCGCCCAAGTTCTCCGCCCTCAAGGAGCCATACGTGTTCGAGCCCAAGGGCGAACCGCCCGGCCCCAGTAGCAGCAGCGGCGCCGGCTCCGTGGGCGTGGGGGGCTTTTCAGATGAATCATTCCGCCCGCAGTTCCCCAAGGTGGACTTGCTGGCCAGCCAGGCCTCCACAGTGCCTCTTCTGAGAAGTCACTCAATGCCTTCACCAGCGGGTCAGGTCGACCCCGCCGGCGCTGCCTCCCGTAGCTTCCGACTCACCCAGTCCTTTGACGAGCAGCAGGCCGTGGCGGCGGAGCTGCGGGTCGGCCACCATCACCGCATGCTCAGACGCCAGCCCGCCATCGAGGTCCCCCTCGGGGCCGAGTTCATTCCCGAGGAGGCCGGCCCTTCCTCATCCCTCACCTCCACCTtgacctcctcctcttcctcctcctcctcctccgccacCGTCACCACGGCGTCCGACCCCGGTCGCAAGCAGCGGCGGGGGCCCCGGCTCTACGAGTGCGAGGCCTGCGGAACTCGCTGCAAGAAGCGGGAGAGCTACGAGACCCACCGGCGCAGCTTCTGCGCGGCGCGTCTGTCGCAGGACCCCGAGAGGGTGGCGGCAGCAGAGAGCGCCACTTACCGCGAGGACCGTCCGCAGATGATGCATTACAAGTTCAGGGCCATGGCTGTAGCAGTACgcaagaggaggaaagaggagagccTCGAGGAGGACCCTCCCAGCCCGGGGCCGGCGGCCGTATCCTTCCCTCCCACCGCTAACACCTCCATATCGGGCAGAGAAGAGTGCTACCCGCGGGAGAGCCCCGCGGGAACCTCGTTGCAGGCAGAACAGGACCGGAAGAGCACCTGGAAGGAGATCTCCGTCATCCAGCACACCAGCTCCTTCGAAAAGCAGGAGAGCATGTCCACGGAGAGCCAGGAGAAGGAGGACAAGTCAGTCGTCTcaccgcctcctcctcctcgagAGGAACTCCAGCCCAAACTGCCACCGCaaccccagcagcagcagcagcagcagcccccgCCGCCGAAACCACATCCCTTTTCCAGGCTGGTCCGCCAGCACAACATCCAAGTGCCGGAGATTCTGGTGACCGAGGAGCCGGACGCCGATATGGTGCTGGCGTCCCCACCGGCGGCTGCCGCCTCCTCGGCCAAGGAGCCCGAGAAGGTAGAGGAGTTCCAGTGGCCTCAGAGGAGCCAGAGTCTGGCCCAGCTCCCCGCCGAGAAGCTGCCACCAAAGAAGAAGCGCCTCCGGCTTGCCGAGGCAGCCCAGTCATCCGGGGAGTCCAGCTTTGAGTCCGTCTCGCTGCCCCGCAGCCCCAGCCAGGAGAGCAGCATCTCTCACACCTCCAGCCGCTCCGCCTCCTTCGAGGAGTCCGGGAAGCCCGACTCCGAGATGCAGCCCACGCCGGCGGTGGCCTCCAGGGGTGCTCAGGGGTCCCACATGCTGACCGTCCCCTCCGGCCttcaccagcaccaccacccgCACCGGGAGATGCGCCGATCAGCCTCGGAGCAGGCCCCTGCCAGCACCCAGCACCCCGTCCAGATCGTGGAGGCCCGCAGCAAGTCGTTTGACTACGGCTGCCTGTCCCCGCAGCGCACCGCCGCCGCCTGGAAGGAGAGGCGCAAGTGTCTCCTGGTGAAACACGGCACTCTGGGGGAGCCTGACCAGGAAGAGCAGCCTGCCGGCCCGCCGGCCAAAACCGAAGCCCCGCAATCTTGTGTGCCGTACCCCAGCCACCACGTACCTCCTCCCGCCGAGCCCGGCActgcctgctcctcctccagactCAGCCCGGACTCCGCAGGCAAGTCCCTGCAGGTCTTTCAGTCCCCGGTGCCTCCCCTCTCCCCGTCGGTTTTCCCGCTGCATTCGCCAGCCCCCGAGGGGTTCGCCCAGGGGCAGATGGCTCAGCTCTTCCCCTCCGCCCCGGGCATCACCGAGGTGCTGTCTGCTCAGATCATTCCCAGGGCCTTCCTGCACACCACGCCGCCACAGCTCCGCATCGCCGAGCGACTTGGACTCCCCATCCAgccctttccccccctcctccccctgcagtaccccagtggggcAGCCCAGGCCCTCTACCTCCCAATGCCGAGTGGGCTAACCCTCCACGTCCCCACCGAGCACCCCTCCCTGGAGTCCAAGGcgtctccttctccctcacagaGTCTCTCCACCCACCTGCACCCCCAGACCCACCCGCACCCTCGCCCCGTCATCGCCCCTTGCCTAGAGCAGCTCTCGCCGGTGGTGTCGCTGGTGGTGCCAGTCCGCCTCCAGACCCACGTCCCAACCTACGCCAGCGCCATGTACACCACGCTTTCCCAGATCCTGGTCACCACTCGGACCCAGGAGCCGGTCTGCTGCTCCGCCATGGTCATAATGGGTAAGCTGCCGGAGCACAAGCTGCGGAGCCCCTACTTGAAGATCCCGACGCCTGACTTCAAGAGCTACCTGCCCATGACCCTGCCGCTGGAGTTGGGGGCCGGGGTGAGCTCGGAGGAAGGGTATGGGCCATCAGGCGTGGGAGGGAGTAAGCGTATGCTCTCTCCAGCGGGTAGCCTGGAGCTTAGCGCCGAGGCGCAACGACAGCAGAAACGAGtcaaggaggaagaggaggaggaggaggaggaagatgatgaagatggcGGTGATAAGGAAGGGAGCAGTCAGGCCAGAGGTGTAGGAGGAGGGAAGGGCAAGGAGAAAGTGGCAGTAGAGACTGTCATGGTGCCCGAAGCAGAGGCTAAAGTGGAGGAGGCGAAGGAAGAGGAGTCAAAGGAGGACAGGAAGGAGTCCACGCAAGACAAGGCTGAACTCctgaaagaagaggaggaggtggaggagggccAAAGGACCGCCCCGAGAGTTCAAAGCCCAGACAGTCGGAAGGGACCCGCGTACCCAAGCCTTCACACCACCACCTCAGTCAGCTGGTGCTACCTGAACTACATCAAGCCCAACCCCTCGCCCCAGAGGGACCCACAGACCTCCGTCTACTCTTCATGGTGCATCAGCGTACACAACCCCAACCTACCCGGCCTGTCCACCAGGGCGGCGCTCTCACTGCTGCGCTCCAAACAGAAGCACAGCCATGAGACGTACACCATGGCGACGGCACCGCACCCGGCCTCCGGCAAGCTGGTCCCCGCCAGCTCAAGGAAGCCCCGCATGTCTGAG GTACGTTCCACCCAGCCGAGCGTCCCCGTCGAAGTGAAGGAGGCGGCGCCCTccgagaaggaggaggagaagaaggggaagagggaCGACGAGGCGCCCTCCACGTCGAAACGCGGCGAGCCGTCCCGCATCCGGATCTTCGAGGGCGG TTATAAGTCCAATGaggagtatgtgtatgtgcgtggcCGGGGGCGGGGGAAGTACgtgtgtgaggagtgtgggATTCGCTGCAAGAAGCCCAGCATGCTGAAGAAGCACATCCGCACCCACACCGACGTCAGGCCCTACGTCTGCAAGCACTGCAACTTCGCCTTCAAAACCAAAG GGAACCTCACTAAACACATGAAATCAAAGGCTCATGGGAAGAAGTGCCAGGAAATAGGGGTTTCTGGGTCCTCCCTGGACGAGCTGGAGGCCGAGGAAGGAG GAGGCAGTGAGGAGCGTGCAGGCGGGTCAGAGGACCAAGAGGAGCACCAGTTCTCCGACGTGGAAGACTCCGAGGATGACGACGAcaacgaggaagaggaggaggaggagtcgTCCTCGCACGACGAGCCGCCGTCCTCCTGCTCTCCCGACACACGCCTGTCCAGCGGGGGGCGCTCTGACAGCGGGCAGCCCTCGCAGCGGAACACCCCCGAGCCCCACCTCCCCGGAGCCCAGGAGAGAGAGCCTGGCCCCAGCCAGCAGGACTACCCGTCACCCAGGAGATTCTGGCCTAGCAGGCGCGCGGCGTCCCCGGGCAGCAAGAGGGCGCTGTTTTCCCACCGGCACTGGGAGGCGTCCCCGCGGGCCTTCTCCCCGAGTGGCGAGGGCTCCCCGCTGCGTCACCTGTCCCCGGGGCGTGGCCTGTCCCCGGGGCGTGGCCTGTCCCCCGCGAGGGAGGTGTCCCCCCTCCGCTGCCCCTCCCCGAGACTGGAGCTGTCCTCTCCCGGCCGCCACCTCTCCCCGTCCCCCGAAAGGGGTCTGTCCCCCATCCGACCGCTGTCCCCGCTCCGGCCTCTCTCCCCGAGCCGGTACTCCAGCCCACGCGCCCTGCCCTCCCCCGCGCCTCTCGGAGCCCCCCCCAGACCCCGCGGCTCTCCCACCCAGCCCCCGGGGGACACGCCCAGCACCGAGGTCATCGAGAGCAAGCAG GAGAAGAGCGGCTTTCCGCAGGAGGGTCCCGTCTTTGCGGAggcctccctcttccccccgGCGCTGCGCCTCTCCCCCTCGCTGGGGGAGTTTTCGGGCCACGCCCCACCGCGGCCCGCGGACCACGTCTTCAGCCACCTGCCCCTGCACTCCCAGCGGCCGTCCCGCACCCCCTATGTCATGATCCCCATCGGGGGCATCCAGATGGTGCAGCCCTGGCCCAGCTCACACCCCAAACTCGCCCCGGGtcccgccgccgctgccgcctCCCTTCCCGCCCTCCGGGGCGAGGGCGCGGGCCGGCCTCCGGGCGGGAAGGGGGGCGCGTCCCCGGGGACGAGCGGGCGCGGCGCTCACGAGGACTACAGGGtacaggaagaggaagcgggaaccagccaatcagggctCTGCGTGGGGAGGCAGGGCACGCCCAGTGCGGGCCACACGCCGCCCAGAAAACAGCTTTCTCAGATGGGTGGGGAAGATCCCACAGACACGGGCATGAAGCAATATGGCAGCTCACGCACTTACTCCCAGACTAGCACTTTGGTCGCGGAGACGACAGACGCTCAGACTTCAGACAGCAGCTCCGGTCCAGGAAGGTCTCCGGGCCCCTCCTCCAGCCAACCAGCTCCTCCCACACAAAGGACTAGACAGCTCTCTGATAGGGAGGGACCCCCCGGGGGGCGGAGCAGGAGGCGTGGCTCAGAATCAGCCGGGGGAGGGGTTGGAGGAAGAGTCACGGCCAGtgcaagcaaaaacaaagacagcaaaACAGGAAGCACTTAA